One region of Solea senegalensis isolate Sse05_10M unplaced genomic scaffold, IFAPA_SoseM_1 scf7180000015355, whole genome shotgun sequence genomic DNA includes:
- the cep170ba gene encoding centrosomal protein of 170 kDa protein B isoform X1, whose protein sequence is MSVTSWFLVSSSGTRHRLPREMIFVGRDDCELMLQSRSVDKQHAVINFDQNTDEHMVKDLGSLNGTFVNDLRIPDQTYITLKLSDVIRFGYDAHVYILERSQHQVPEEALKHEKYTSQLQLGVKSLEAKTKEKQQLQSSEKSKESLASIKLQDRAERRARSLTATTDSPISKPTPLYGQPSWWGEDEDPANKKLNKGGRSPGQESPEYGKDTSSYEVNGSLSDSQAKSIFSYRREPSYFEIPTKEFQQRSPKKPDSHVHEVPTKDTSDPTDCIPSTPTPPVVQSHASFTIEFDECTPGKMKIKDHVTKFSFRQQRKLPSTDLVTAPTEVMSAESKVADWLVHSNASMMRRKSQTDDMYSTNSDPSFLKSKANHCDDGTHSDSGDPEINGKDFFQSELQIHSRVSPQSQRSPTSQRLASPDSVEPLSNSPAESQSLSSLGKTEPKQAFVIEFFDDNPRKKQPQSLTNNTTPPEPSSLRVQLERAKKSTSPTNERRVHSAASTPPPTQRYTVPLKDSASTSLQRAGSLRREKTEDQISTNFSSRSSSSVSVKPFSSVGRRSKLAQEFTAEFLRQKEEASSSISQKNASSSPRAVKTEEVLRARSSPPPSRAPCHPQTSSPIHKPVPLKTPVLPPASYDSEVKSPLSSPRNEEEDTLSDAGTYTIEADIQDKELEEARTKIDQVFGVVEHPQRTSQSEAETSSAFKPVIVEGREQHRQSNSGQVQAAAAVLQGAPKWMSCWASLADGYTDSGPSSGLSDNSSKMELSGVARDSVINKVMLSRSSDSTDSRARRILPQVPVVDKSDISTPSIHVHSDPHSTFDVQEKSMVACTSEDGIHRLSVQDDVEPDSLSDASKSDDGSIIEQRRKPPSDTEEKRKEEKHRLVTKPTSFYIESDEAPAKTEGGDFKPERKQPNKIFSTATLTKQKGNHDFGKINPSASAPILGQRTESPEFKDAPVSTLIRQESFTKERPSNARLPNISSQPSKKDPDLDLSSSQDTHSYLKETEDVLAVLEAKLQAGKSATTPSPIMDSLSAESDVDTSSSVSQHSSKTKPNTLTKKPSVTGLHREMSSASITSQDSNHQPMLSEKRRTQGVDSGNKTESVRRPVGLRRSVGKCGSTDLSDDPHSLPYSDQESNTYQTRRKYTVPLQKEDNKASSVSQALNRANSLSAPRPTRTSMLRRARLGDASDNEGTETDRLSHEATNVPAKQQESKKLSRLDMLAMPRKRASSFNTPSDTESSSTPQCRSTGFSSLESSGSSARRGTAAGTKPVERPQKAALSKTPVTRGRSSSAKYTSSTASSRRRQKGSDYASTSDEEYDLNQSTPKHKRSQPSSASQGARNSPRPQPMVAQHPKPRGRDSEEENHEEGAFQNWSTHSAEIARLSQDLAKDLAILAREIHDVAGDGDPQNPGVESSTPVPTVTTHEQLVQRIPEAGLNFQRVPPSSASRREPEQSSNDQELIGRQRAQSRDEVVVDNLMLNPVSQIIGAIRENTEQLADKIKVLFQGKVDIWEKMEAIINSDNDIPVIKTGNKEITSILKELRRVQRQLEVINTVIEPSGQSETPKASASTVLSSSGVRPSRAPSSRDWRTAHSASRRGGGPRPGEGVRRAAMTQGDRREGYLV, encoded by the exons ATGAGTGTGACATCATGGTTCCTGGTCAGCAGCTCTGGCACACGCCACAGGTTGCCACGGGAGATGATCTTTGTTGGCCGGGATGATTGTGAGCTaatgctgcag TCTCGCAGTGTCGACAAACAGCACGCTGTGATCAACTTTGACCAAAACACGGATGAGCACATGGTGAAGGACCTTGGCAGTTTGAATGGG acATTTGTGAACGACCTAAGAATCCCAGACCAGACATACATCACCCTGAAGCTCTCAGATGTCATCCGATTTGGATAtg ATGCTCATGTATATATTCTGGAGAGGAGTCAACACCAGGTCCCAGAGGAAGCTCTTAAA catgagaAATACACCAGCCAGTTGCAGCTCGGTGTAAAATCCCTGGAGGccaagacaaaagaaaaacagcagctcCAGAGCTCAGAGAAGAGCAAAGAATCTCTTGCCAGCATCAAACTGCAGGACAGGGCTGAGCGAAGAGCCCGCTCACTCACAG CTACCACAGATTCTCCAATATCCAAGCCCACTCCTTTGTACGGCCAACCCTCGTGGTGGGGGGAGGATGAGGACCCAGCCAACAAAAAGCTCAACAAAGGTGGAAGATCACCAGGACAAGAGTCTCCAG AATATGGTAAAGATACGTCCAGCTATGAGGTCAATGGATCTCTGTCCGACAGTCAAGCCAAGTCCATCTTCTCCTACCGCCGGGAACCCAGTTACTTTGAGATCCCAACAAAGGAGTTTCAGCAGCGTTCTCCTAAAAAGCCAGATTCACATGTCCATGAGGTTCCCACAAAGGATACCTCTGATCCCACTGACTGTATTCCCTCCACTCCCACACCTCCGGTGGTCCAGAGTCATGCCTCCTTCACCATAGAGTTTGATGAATGCACACCAGGTAAAATGAAGATCAAGGATCATGTGACCAAGTTCTCTTTTCGCCAGCAGCGAAAGCTGCCCTCCACGGACTTGGTCACCGCACCCACAGAGGTGATGTCAGCAGAAAGCAAAGTTGCTGATTGGCTGGTCCACAGCAATGCTAGCATGATGAGGAGGAAATCACAGACTGATGACATGTACAGCACAAACAGTGACCCATCATTTTTGAAATCCAAGG CAAACCACTGTGACGATGGCACCCACAGTGACTCAGGAGACCCAGAAATCAATGGAAAAGATTTTTTTCAGTCAGAACTTCAGATCCATTCCCGGGTTTCTCCACAATCACAGAGAAGCCCTACCTCACAACGGTTAGCCTCCCCCGACTCTGTGGAGCCTTTGTCCAACTCGCCTGCAGAGTCACAGTCTCTCTCTAGTCTTGGCAAGACTGAGCCAAAGCAGGCCTTTGTCATCGAATTTTTTGACGATAACCCCAGGAAGAAGCAGCCTCAGTCCCTCACCAACAACACGACCCCACCTGAGCCCTCAAGCCTCAGGGTTCAGCTAGAGAGGGCAAAGAAGAGCACAAGCCCAACTAACGAAAGGCGAGTCCATTCTGCAGCCTCCACTCCCCCCCCAACACAAAGATACACTGTCCCACTGAAGGATTCTGCTTCTACAAGTCTACAAAGAGCTGGCTCATTACgaagagagaagacagaggaccAAATCAGCACCAACTTTTCGTCCCGTTCTTCATCTTCTGTCTCTGTAAAGCCCTTTAGTAGTGTGGGCCGGAGATCCAAACTCGCTCAAGAATTTACTGCTGAATTTCTCAGACAGAAAGAGGAGGCATCTTCTTCCATCAGTCAGAAAAATGCGTCTAGTTCTCCCAGAGCAGTGAAAACTGAGGAAGTGTTGAGAGCACGGTCAAGTCCTCCTCCATCTAGAGCTCCCTGCCACCCTCAGACTTCCTCTCCCATCCACAAGCCAGTCCCCCTCAAGACTCCCGTGTTGCCCCCGGCGTCTTACGACAGTGAAGTCAAGAGCCCCCTTTCCAGCCCAAGGAATGAAGAGGAGGACACTCTGAGTGATGCGGGCACCTACACGATAGAAGCAGACATCCAAGACAAAGAGCTGGAAGAGGCACGAACCAAAATTGACCAG GTCTTTGGTGTTGTTGAGCACCCACAGCGAAccagccagagtgaagcagaaACTTCATCAGCATTTAAGCCTGTAATTGTTGAGGGCAGGGAGCAGCATAGGCAGAGTAACAGTGGGCAG GTTcaggcagcagctgcagtgttaCAGGGGGCCCCTAAGTGGATGTCTTGCTGGGCCAGCTTGGCAGACGGCTACACAGACTCTGGCCCTTCATCTGGACTCTCTGACAATTCTTCCAAAATGGAGCTGTCAGGAGTGG CACGAGATTCAGTCATCAACAAGGTCATGCTCAGCCGAAGTAGTGACAGTACGGACTCAAGGGCACGGCGCATCCTGCCCCAGGTACCAGTGGTGGACAAGAGTGACATTTCAACCCCCAGCATTCATGTTCATTCCGACCCCCATTCAACATTTGATGTACAGGAGAAAAGCATGGTGGCTTGCACGTCTGAGGATGGCATTCACAGGCTGTCAGTGCAGGATGACGTAGAGCCTGACAGCTTGAGTGATGCCAGCAAGTCAGATGATGGGTCTATCatagagcagaggaggaaaccACCGTCTGATactgaagagaagagaaaagaagagaagcaCAGACTCGTAACCAAGCCGACATCTTTTTATATTGAGTCAGACGAGGCTCCGGCTAAAACAGAGGGTGGAGATTTTAAACCAGAGAGAAAACAGCCAAACAAAATTTTCTCAACAGCTACCCTGACCAAACAGAAAGGTAATCATGACTTTGGAAAAATCAATCCCAGTGCGTCTGCTCCTATCCTGGGCCAGAGGACAGAGAGTCCAGAATTCAAAGACGCTCCAGTATCTACATTAATCAGACAAGAGAGCTTCACCAAGGAGCGGCCTAGCAATGCCAGATTGCCCAACATCTCTAGCCAGCCTTCCAAGAAGGATCCAGACCTGGATTTATCCTCCAGTCAGGACACTCACTCTTACCTGAAGGAGACTGAGGATGTTTTGGCTGTTCTCGAGGCCAAACTCCAAGCAGGAAAATCAGCAACCACTCCATCTCCGATAATGGACTCTCTCTCAGCAGAGTCTGATGTGGATACCTCCAGCTCGGTCAGCCAACATAGTAGTAAGACCAAGCCTAACACACTAACAAAAAAGCCCTCTGTTACTGGCCTCCATAGGGAAATGTCTTCAGCTAGTATAACTAGTCAGGACTCAAATCATCAGCCCATGCTGTCAGAAAAGCGTCGTACTCAGGGAGTGGACAGTGGCAATAAGACTGAGTCTGTCAGGAGGCCAGTTGGACTGAGACGTAGTGTTGGAAAATGTGGTTCCACAGACCTAAGTGATGACCCTCACAGTTTACCTTACTCTGATCAGGAGTCTAATACCTACCAAACCcgcaggaaatacacagtgcCCCTTCAGAAGGAGGACAACAAGGCTTCCAGCGTGTCGCAGGCTTTGAATCGTGCCAACAGTTTGTCAGCTCCGAGACCCACCAGGACGTCCATGCTACGCCGCGCTCGTCTGGGAGACGCCTCAGACAATGAGGGAACAGAGACTGACCGGCTGTCACATGAGGCAACCAACGTCCCAGCTAAACAACAGGAATCCAAGAAACTGTCCAGGCTGGATATGCTGGCGATGCCTCGTAAGAGGGCAAGCTCGTTTAACACACCCAGTGACACCGAGTCCTCGTCCACCCCTCAATGCAGGAGCACAGGATTCTCCAGCTTAGAGTCCAGCGGCAGCTCTGCTCGAAGGGGCACTGCCGCAGGAACGAAACCGGTAGAAAGGCCACAGAAAGCAGCGCTCAGCAAGACGCCAGTCACCCGTGGACGTTCAAGCAGTGCAAaatacaccagcagcacagcAA GCTCCAGGAGGCGACAGAAAGGCTCCGACTATGCCTCTACCTCAGACGAAGAGTACGACTTAAACCAGAGCACACCTAAACACAAACGCTCCCAACCTTCCTCAGCTTCCCAAGGCGCACGCAATTCTCCCAGGCCCCAGCCGATGGTTGCACAGCATCCAAAGCCCCGCGGCAGAGATTCAGAAGAGGAGAACCACGAGGAAGGAGCCTTCCAAAACTGGTCCACTCACAGTGCTGAGATTGCACG GTTGAGTCAAGACCTGGCTAAAGACCTGGCAATCCTGGCCAGAGAGATTCATGACGTGGCAGGTGATGGCGATCCACAGAATCCTGGTGTGGAGAGCAGCACACCAGTCCCCACAGTGACCACTCATGAACAG CTTGTTCAGCGAATCCCAGAGGCTGGATTAAACTTCCAGAGAGTCCCACCAAGTTCTGCATCCAGGAGAGAACCCGAACAGAGCTCAAATGACCAGGAACTGATCGGCAGGCAGCGAGCGCAAAGCAGAGATGAG GTCGTTGTGGATAATCTCATGCTGAATCCAGTGAGTCAGATCATCGGGGCCATCAGAGAAAACACGGAGCAACTTGCTGACAAAATTAA ggtgctGTTCCAGGGCAAGGTGGATATTTGGGAAAAAATGGAGGCAATAATTAATTCTGATAATGACATCCCTGTGATCAAAACTGGCAACAAG GAAATCACGTCTATCTTAAAAGAACTCAGGAGAGTTCAACGACAACTTGAAG TTATCAACACAGTCATAGAGCCGAGTGGTCAGTCGGAAACACCCAAGGCCTCTGCGTCTACCGTCCTCTCCTCGTCTGGAGTTCGCCCCTCCAGGGCTCCGTCCTCGCGAGACTGGAGAACGGCCCACTCTGCTTCCAGGCGCGGCGGCGGACCAAGGCCGGGCGAGGGTGTCAGGAGAGCAGCGATGACACAAGGCGACCGCAGAGAAGGATATTTAGTCTGA
- the cep170ba gene encoding centrosomal protein of 170 kDa protein B isoform X2: protein MSVTSWFLVSSSGTRHRLPREMIFVGRDDCELMLQSRSVDKQHAVINFDQNTDEHMVKDLGSLNGTFVNDLRIPDQTYITLKLSDVIRFGYDAHVYILERSQHQVPEEALKHEKYTSQLQLGVKSLEAKTKEKQQLQSSEKSKESLASIKLQDRAERRARSLTATTDSPISKPTPLYGQPSWWGEDEDPANKKLNKGGRSPGQESPEYGKDTSSYEVNGSLSDSQAKSIFSYRREPSYFEIPTKEFQQRSPKKPDSHVHEVPTKDTSDPTDCIPSTPTPPVVQSHASFTIEFDECTPGKMKIKDHVTKFSFRQQRKLPSTDLVTAPTEVMSAESKVADWLVHSNASMMRRKSQTDDMYSTNSDPSFLKSKANHCDDGTHSDSGDPEINGKDFFQSELQIHSRVSPQSQRSPTSQRLASPDSVEPLSNSPAESQSLSSLGKTEPKQAFVIEFFDDNPRKKQPQSLTNNTTPPEPSSLRVQLERAKKSTSPTNERRVHSAASTPPPTQRYTVPLKDSASTSLQRAGSLRREKTEDQISTNFSSRSSSSVSVKPFSSVGRRSKLAQEFTAEFLRQKEEASSSISQKNASSSPRAVKTEEVLRARSSPPPSRAPCHPQTSSPIHKPVPLKTPVLPPASYDSEVKSPLSSPRNEEEDTLSDAGTYTIEADIQDKELEEARTKIDQVFGVVEHPQRTSQSEAETSSAFKPVIVEGREQHRQSNSGQVQAAAAVLQGAPKWMSCWASLADGYTDSGPSSGLSDNSSKMELSGVARDSVINKVMLSRSSDSTDSRARRILPQVPVVDKSDISTPSIHVHSDPHSTFDVQEKSMVACTSEDGIHRLSVQDDVEPDSLSDASKSDDGSIIEQRRKPPSDTEEKRKEEKHRLVTKPTSFYIESDEAPAKTEGGDFKPERKQPNKIFSTATLTKQKGNHDFGKINPSASAPILGQRTESPEFKDAPVSTLIRQESFTKERPSNARLPNISSQPSKKDPDLDLSSSQDTHSYLKETEDVLAVLEAKLQAGKSATTPSPIMDSLSAESDVDTSSSVSQHSSKTKPNTLTKKPSVTGLHREMSSASITSQDSNHQPMLSEKRRTQGVDSGNKTESVRRPVGLRRSVGKCGSTDLSDDPHSLPYSDQESNTYQTRRKYTVPLQKEDNKASSVSQALNRANSLSAPRPTRTSMLRRARLGDASDNEGTETDRLSHEATNVPAKQQESKKLSRLDMLAMPRKRASSFNTPSDTESSSTPQCRSTGFSSLESSGSSARRGTAAGTKPVERPQKAALSKTPVTRGRSSSAKYTSSTATSQGARNSPRPQPMVAQHPKPRGRDSEEENHEEGAFQNWSTHSAEIARLSQDLAKDLAILAREIHDVAGDGDPQNPGVESSTPVPTVTTHEQLVQRIPEAGLNFQRVPPSSASRREPEQSSNDQELIGRQRAQSRDEVVVDNLMLNPVSQIIGAIRENTEQLADKIKVLFQGKVDIWEKMEAIINSDNDIPVIKTGNKEITSILKELRRVQRQLEVINTVIEPSGQSETPKASASTVLSSSGVRPSRAPSSRDWRTAHSASRRGGGPRPGEGVRRAAMTQGDRREGYLV, encoded by the exons ATGAGTGTGACATCATGGTTCCTGGTCAGCAGCTCTGGCACACGCCACAGGTTGCCACGGGAGATGATCTTTGTTGGCCGGGATGATTGTGAGCTaatgctgcag TCTCGCAGTGTCGACAAACAGCACGCTGTGATCAACTTTGACCAAAACACGGATGAGCACATGGTGAAGGACCTTGGCAGTTTGAATGGG acATTTGTGAACGACCTAAGAATCCCAGACCAGACATACATCACCCTGAAGCTCTCAGATGTCATCCGATTTGGATAtg ATGCTCATGTATATATTCTGGAGAGGAGTCAACACCAGGTCCCAGAGGAAGCTCTTAAA catgagaAATACACCAGCCAGTTGCAGCTCGGTGTAAAATCCCTGGAGGccaagacaaaagaaaaacagcagctcCAGAGCTCAGAGAAGAGCAAAGAATCTCTTGCCAGCATCAAACTGCAGGACAGGGCTGAGCGAAGAGCCCGCTCACTCACAG CTACCACAGATTCTCCAATATCCAAGCCCACTCCTTTGTACGGCCAACCCTCGTGGTGGGGGGAGGATGAGGACCCAGCCAACAAAAAGCTCAACAAAGGTGGAAGATCACCAGGACAAGAGTCTCCAG AATATGGTAAAGATACGTCCAGCTATGAGGTCAATGGATCTCTGTCCGACAGTCAAGCCAAGTCCATCTTCTCCTACCGCCGGGAACCCAGTTACTTTGAGATCCCAACAAAGGAGTTTCAGCAGCGTTCTCCTAAAAAGCCAGATTCACATGTCCATGAGGTTCCCACAAAGGATACCTCTGATCCCACTGACTGTATTCCCTCCACTCCCACACCTCCGGTGGTCCAGAGTCATGCCTCCTTCACCATAGAGTTTGATGAATGCACACCAGGTAAAATGAAGATCAAGGATCATGTGACCAAGTTCTCTTTTCGCCAGCAGCGAAAGCTGCCCTCCACGGACTTGGTCACCGCACCCACAGAGGTGATGTCAGCAGAAAGCAAAGTTGCTGATTGGCTGGTCCACAGCAATGCTAGCATGATGAGGAGGAAATCACAGACTGATGACATGTACAGCACAAACAGTGACCCATCATTTTTGAAATCCAAGG CAAACCACTGTGACGATGGCACCCACAGTGACTCAGGAGACCCAGAAATCAATGGAAAAGATTTTTTTCAGTCAGAACTTCAGATCCATTCCCGGGTTTCTCCACAATCACAGAGAAGCCCTACCTCACAACGGTTAGCCTCCCCCGACTCTGTGGAGCCTTTGTCCAACTCGCCTGCAGAGTCACAGTCTCTCTCTAGTCTTGGCAAGACTGAGCCAAAGCAGGCCTTTGTCATCGAATTTTTTGACGATAACCCCAGGAAGAAGCAGCCTCAGTCCCTCACCAACAACACGACCCCACCTGAGCCCTCAAGCCTCAGGGTTCAGCTAGAGAGGGCAAAGAAGAGCACAAGCCCAACTAACGAAAGGCGAGTCCATTCTGCAGCCTCCACTCCCCCCCCAACACAAAGATACACTGTCCCACTGAAGGATTCTGCTTCTACAAGTCTACAAAGAGCTGGCTCATTACgaagagagaagacagaggaccAAATCAGCACCAACTTTTCGTCCCGTTCTTCATCTTCTGTCTCTGTAAAGCCCTTTAGTAGTGTGGGCCGGAGATCCAAACTCGCTCAAGAATTTACTGCTGAATTTCTCAGACAGAAAGAGGAGGCATCTTCTTCCATCAGTCAGAAAAATGCGTCTAGTTCTCCCAGAGCAGTGAAAACTGAGGAAGTGTTGAGAGCACGGTCAAGTCCTCCTCCATCTAGAGCTCCCTGCCACCCTCAGACTTCCTCTCCCATCCACAAGCCAGTCCCCCTCAAGACTCCCGTGTTGCCCCCGGCGTCTTACGACAGTGAAGTCAAGAGCCCCCTTTCCAGCCCAAGGAATGAAGAGGAGGACACTCTGAGTGATGCGGGCACCTACACGATAGAAGCAGACATCCAAGACAAAGAGCTGGAAGAGGCACGAACCAAAATTGACCAG GTCTTTGGTGTTGTTGAGCACCCACAGCGAAccagccagagtgaagcagaaACTTCATCAGCATTTAAGCCTGTAATTGTTGAGGGCAGGGAGCAGCATAGGCAGAGTAACAGTGGGCAG GTTcaggcagcagctgcagtgttaCAGGGGGCCCCTAAGTGGATGTCTTGCTGGGCCAGCTTGGCAGACGGCTACACAGACTCTGGCCCTTCATCTGGACTCTCTGACAATTCTTCCAAAATGGAGCTGTCAGGAGTGG CACGAGATTCAGTCATCAACAAGGTCATGCTCAGCCGAAGTAGTGACAGTACGGACTCAAGGGCACGGCGCATCCTGCCCCAGGTACCAGTGGTGGACAAGAGTGACATTTCAACCCCCAGCATTCATGTTCATTCCGACCCCCATTCAACATTTGATGTACAGGAGAAAAGCATGGTGGCTTGCACGTCTGAGGATGGCATTCACAGGCTGTCAGTGCAGGATGACGTAGAGCCTGACAGCTTGAGTGATGCCAGCAAGTCAGATGATGGGTCTATCatagagcagaggaggaaaccACCGTCTGATactgaagagaagagaaaagaagagaagcaCAGACTCGTAACCAAGCCGACATCTTTTTATATTGAGTCAGACGAGGCTCCGGCTAAAACAGAGGGTGGAGATTTTAAACCAGAGAGAAAACAGCCAAACAAAATTTTCTCAACAGCTACCCTGACCAAACAGAAAGGTAATCATGACTTTGGAAAAATCAATCCCAGTGCGTCTGCTCCTATCCTGGGCCAGAGGACAGAGAGTCCAGAATTCAAAGACGCTCCAGTATCTACATTAATCAGACAAGAGAGCTTCACCAAGGAGCGGCCTAGCAATGCCAGATTGCCCAACATCTCTAGCCAGCCTTCCAAGAAGGATCCAGACCTGGATTTATCCTCCAGTCAGGACACTCACTCTTACCTGAAGGAGACTGAGGATGTTTTGGCTGTTCTCGAGGCCAAACTCCAAGCAGGAAAATCAGCAACCACTCCATCTCCGATAATGGACTCTCTCTCAGCAGAGTCTGATGTGGATACCTCCAGCTCGGTCAGCCAACATAGTAGTAAGACCAAGCCTAACACACTAACAAAAAAGCCCTCTGTTACTGGCCTCCATAGGGAAATGTCTTCAGCTAGTATAACTAGTCAGGACTCAAATCATCAGCCCATGCTGTCAGAAAAGCGTCGTACTCAGGGAGTGGACAGTGGCAATAAGACTGAGTCTGTCAGGAGGCCAGTTGGACTGAGACGTAGTGTTGGAAAATGTGGTTCCACAGACCTAAGTGATGACCCTCACAGTTTACCTTACTCTGATCAGGAGTCTAATACCTACCAAACCcgcaggaaatacacagtgcCCCTTCAGAAGGAGGACAACAAGGCTTCCAGCGTGTCGCAGGCTTTGAATCGTGCCAACAGTTTGTCAGCTCCGAGACCCACCAGGACGTCCATGCTACGCCGCGCTCGTCTGGGAGACGCCTCAGACAATGAGGGAACAGAGACTGACCGGCTGTCACATGAGGCAACCAACGTCCCAGCTAAACAACAGGAATCCAAGAAACTGTCCAGGCTGGATATGCTGGCGATGCCTCGTAAGAGGGCAAGCTCGTTTAACACACCCAGTGACACCGAGTCCTCGTCCACCCCTCAATGCAGGAGCACAGGATTCTCCAGCTTAGAGTCCAGCGGCAGCTCTGCTCGAAGGGGCACTGCCGCAGGAACGAAACCGGTAGAAAGGCCACAGAAAGCAGCGCTCAGCAAGACGCCAGTCACCCGTGGACGTTCAAGCAGTGCAAaatacaccagcagcacagcAA CTTCCCAAGGCGCACGCAATTCTCCCAGGCCCCAGCCGATGGTTGCACAGCATCCAAAGCCCCGCGGCAGAGATTCAGAAGAGGAGAACCACGAGGAAGGAGCCTTCCAAAACTGGTCCACTCACAGTGCTGAGATTGCACG GTTGAGTCAAGACCTGGCTAAAGACCTGGCAATCCTGGCCAGAGAGATTCATGACGTGGCAGGTGATGGCGATCCACAGAATCCTGGTGTGGAGAGCAGCACACCAGTCCCCACAGTGACCACTCATGAACAG CTTGTTCAGCGAATCCCAGAGGCTGGATTAAACTTCCAGAGAGTCCCACCAAGTTCTGCATCCAGGAGAGAACCCGAACAGAGCTCAAATGACCAGGAACTGATCGGCAGGCAGCGAGCGCAAAGCAGAGATGAG GTCGTTGTGGATAATCTCATGCTGAATCCAGTGAGTCAGATCATCGGGGCCATCAGAGAAAACACGGAGCAACTTGCTGACAAAATTAA ggtgctGTTCCAGGGCAAGGTGGATATTTGGGAAAAAATGGAGGCAATAATTAATTCTGATAATGACATCCCTGTGATCAAAACTGGCAACAAG GAAATCACGTCTATCTTAAAAGAACTCAGGAGAGTTCAACGACAACTTGAAG TTATCAACACAGTCATAGAGCCGAGTGGTCAGTCGGAAACACCCAAGGCCTCTGCGTCTACCGTCCTCTCCTCGTCTGGAGTTCGCCCCTCCAGGGCTCCGTCCTCGCGAGACTGGAGAACGGCCCACTCTGCTTCCAGGCGCGGCGGCGGACCAAGGCCGGGCGAGGGTGTCAGGAGAGCAGCGATGACACAAGGCGACCGCAGAGAAGGATATTTAGTCTGA